The proteins below are encoded in one region of Hordeum vulgare subsp. vulgare chromosome 3H, MorexV3_pseudomolecules_assembly, whole genome shotgun sequence:
- the LOC123442943 gene encoding 60S ribosomal protein L18a-like protein: MGEASSDELCHCQGCLGKYTLLRDEENPQLAKFERRLPCFGCGIGWSSFLLGFLCPLLWYYATTLYCCKYYNRDPRERPGLAASAIAAAIFTTAAIITLSIILIIWAHQ, encoded by the exons ATGGGGGAAG CAAGCTCGGATGAACTTTGCCATTGTCAAGGGTGTCTTGGCAAGTACACCCTACTCAGAGATGAAGAGAACCCACAGCTGGCGAAGTTTGAGAGACGGCTTCCTTGCTTTGGTTGCGGAATAGGATGGTCCTC ATTTCTTTTAGGTTTCTTGTGTCCATTGCTTTGGTACTACGCGACGACTCTTTACTGCTGCAAGTACTACAATAGGGACCCCCGAGAGCGCCCGGGTCTTGCTGCCTCTGCTATTGCG GCGGCCATCTTCACTACCGCGGCAATTATTACACTCTCCATCATTCTGATAATCTGGGCACACCAGTGA